One genomic region from Phaseolus vulgaris cultivar G19833 unplaced genomic scaffold, P. vulgaris v2.0 scaffold_13, whole genome shotgun sequence encodes:
- the LOC137816923 gene encoding agamous-like MADS-box protein AGL80 — translation MTRKKVDLTYIKNDSKRKTTLSKRKNGLVKKINEINILCGIEACAIIYTPDNPQPEVWPSESGVQSVLSRLRGVSELEKGKKKLCQESFLRQRIIKAQAQLRKLRNEIRKKEVTLLMFQYLNAKNNFDNSRMIDLNDISNLIDQNLEKIENYISISQAQKVKPFVDNGGETMSSFVNHVKGYETNVEAIQNDVLSMDLINDNGDEIKP, via the exons ATGACAAGGAAGAAGGTGGATCTGACATATATAAAGAATGATTCAAAGAGGAAGACAACACTAAGCAAAAGGAAAAATG GTTTAGTGAAGAAGATTAATGAAATCAACATCCTTTGTGGGATTGAAGCATGTGCTATAATTTACACTCCAGATAATCCTCAGCCAGAGGTTTGGCCATCTGAAAGTGGAGTCCAGAGTGTTCTTTCCAGGCTTAGGGGAGTGTCTGAACTGGAGAAAGGCAAGAAAAAGTTGTGTCAAGAGAGCTTTTTGAGGCAGAGGATCATCAAAGCCCAAGCACAACTGAGGAAATTGAGGAATGAAATAAGGAAGAAGGAGGTGACCCTTCTCATGTTTCAATACCTCAATGCTAAGAACAATTTTGACAATTCAAGAATGATTGATCTCAATGATATCTCAAACTTGATTGATCAAAACTTGGAGAAAATAGAAAACTATATCAGTATAAGCCAAGCCCAAAAGGTGAAACCTTTTGTTGACAATGGAGGAGAAACCATGAGTTCATTTGTGAATCATGTCAAAGGGTATGAGACCAATGTAGAGGCCATTCAAAATGATGTTTTGTCTATGGACCTTATCAATGACAATGGTGATGAGATAAAACCATAG
- the LOC137816924 gene encoding uncharacterized protein produces MARSKITPNPPPSSRNPSSQAHNPPRAPGASSSQAERPAPSHPTNLAQATPPVAGGASIPSPDFKKLYPWATPTLLKETSSVNSAGAVLRLKKGDEPHLSFHKEHDDKMVVLPCSPDMPVCADDKGNNGGLFCFVYTTLFKKVKLRFPFTRFERELLTELDIAAAQLHPNSWAFVRAFQIMCDHLGLPASVDVFLFLFEAKHPGDRLWVSLNGIAGRSILSISQQSYKDWKGKFVQVRPNDKDASLLDGFPLYWVNKGTKESKGSFRRPRSPDSMGALDKDLCFFWKSVADTNITFLTTTLISFEFFEDQLEVRIG; encoded by the coding sequence atggctcgctcaaagatcaccccaaatcctcctccctcgtcacgaaacccttcatctcaagcacacaacccaccgcgagcacctggtgcttcttcttcacaggctgagaggcctgcaccttcccatCCTActaacctggctcaggctaccccacctgtcgccggaggagcctccattccttccccagacttcaaaaaattatacccatgggccaccccgaccttgctgaaggaaacctcctcagtaaactctgctggggcagttcttcgattgaagaaaggggacgagcctcacctgtcgttccacaaggagcatgacgacaagatGGTGGTGCTACCTTGCTCCCCCGAtatgccagtgtgcgccgatgacaaagggaacaacggcgggttgttctgcttcgtctacaccactctgttcaagaaggtgaaacttaggtttcccttcactcgttttgaaagggagcttcttaccgagctcgacatcgccgccgcccagctccatcccaacagctgggcgttcgtgcgggcattccagatcatgtgcgaccatctggggttgccagcgtcagtggacgtctttctctttctttttgaagccaagcacccaggagatcgcctgtgggtgagtcttaatgggattgctgggaggtcaatcctctctatctcccagcaatcttacaaagactggaagggcaagtttgtccaggtgcgcccaaacgacaaggacgcctcactgctcgacggcttccccttgtattgggtaaacaaggggactaaagagtccaaaggcagcttcaggaggccaaggagtccggacagcatgggtgctttggacaaggatctGTGCTTCTTTTGGAAAAGCGTGGCAGACACCAAcattaccttcctcaccaccacgctcatctccttcgagttcttcgaagatcaactcgaagttcgcataggttag